The following coding sequences lie in one Terriglobales bacterium genomic window:
- the nrfD gene encoding NrfD/PsrC family molybdoenzyme membrane anchor subunit translates to MSSEPKAPIREARLLEIRREAERRGIVMSPGARPGGAPFPVASPETGYYGIPLLKKPAWTWEIPLYFFVGGAAGAAAVIGAMANWTGADRRLVRDARWVAALGGPISTGLLIADLGRPARFLNMLRVFKVQSPMSVGAWTLAAFGTASAASAFAEAVDRMSGGLVPVRVLGNAAEALAASTGVVMSTYTGVLIGATVIPAWNRNVRTLPLHFAASGVGSAVSILELMGHDRSRALNLMGLGAAAYEAYEGLEIESHPEPANEPLRHGVSGWVTRSGGVLSGPVPLLLRLASFTTSGEQARNFRRAAAMSTLVGSFITRVAWMMAGKASARDHRLPLGLGAGAVHRQELPAKARQQERNLLPSQHPDKQHGLKS, encoded by the coding sequence ATGAGCAGCGAACCGAAGGCCCCCATCCGCGAGGCGCGACTGCTCGAGATACGTCGCGAGGCGGAGCGGCGCGGCATCGTGATGTCGCCGGGCGCGCGGCCGGGCGGCGCTCCCTTCCCGGTGGCGTCACCGGAGACCGGGTACTACGGCATCCCGCTGCTCAAGAAGCCGGCGTGGACGTGGGAGATCCCGCTCTATTTCTTCGTGGGCGGCGCGGCGGGTGCGGCGGCGGTGATCGGCGCGATGGCGAATTGGACCGGCGCCGACCGCCGGCTGGTCCGTGACGCGCGCTGGGTGGCGGCGCTCGGCGGACCTATCTCCACCGGGTTGCTGATCGCCGACCTGGGGCGTCCCGCGCGCTTCCTCAACATGCTGCGCGTGTTCAAGGTGCAGAGCCCGATGTCGGTGGGCGCGTGGACGCTGGCCGCGTTCGGCACCGCGAGCGCGGCCTCGGCGTTCGCCGAAGCGGTGGACCGCATGTCGGGCGGGCTGGTGCCGGTGCGCGTGCTCGGCAACGCCGCAGAGGCGTTGGCGGCCTCGACCGGCGTGGTGATGTCCACCTATACCGGCGTACTCATCGGCGCGACCGTGATCCCGGCGTGGAACCGGAACGTCCGCACGCTGCCGCTGCACTTCGCGGCGTCGGGGGTGGGCAGCGCGGTCTCCATCCTCGAACTGATGGGACACGACCGCAGCCGCGCGCTGAACCTGATGGGGCTGGGCGCGGCGGCCTACGAAGCGTACGAAGGCCTGGAGATCGAGAGCCACCCGGAACCGGCGAACGAACCGCTGCGGCACGGCGTGAGCGGCTGGGTGACGCGCTCCGGCGGCGTGCTCTCGGGGCCGGTCCCGCTGCTGCTGCGGCTGGCTTCGTTCACGACCAGTGGCGAACAGGCGCGCAACTTCCGGCGGGCGGCGGCGATGTCGACGCTCGTCGGGTCCTTCATCACGCGCGTGGCATGGATGATGGCGGGAAAGGCGTCTGCGCGGGATCACCGCTTGCCCCTCGGGCTCGGCGCCGGGGCAGTACACCGCCAGGAACTTCCGGCGAAGGCTCGCCAACAGGAGCGCAACCTGCTCCCTTCCCAGCATCCGGACAAGCAGCACGGGCTGAAGAGCTGA